One Burkholderia pyrrocinia DNA segment encodes these proteins:
- a CDS encoding SDR family oxidoreductase, with amino-acid sequence MSSRTYLVTGASRGIGFAVSTLLAQRGHRVIGLARHTQDIDFPGELLACDLADIEQTAAILACIGEQYDVDGIVNNAGIALPQPLGKIDFRSLQAVFDLNVRAAIQVTQHFADAMKARGHGRIVNICSRAIFGSLDRTAYSAAKSALVGCTRTWALELAEHGVTVNAVAPGPIETELFRQTRPVGSEAERKVLATIPARRLGTPDDVAAAIAFFLSDEAGFVTGQVLAVDGGGSLGGRS; translated from the coding sequence ATGTCATCCCGCACCTATCTCGTCACGGGCGCATCGCGCGGCATCGGCTTCGCGGTCAGCACACTTCTGGCGCAGCGCGGCCATCGCGTCATCGGCCTCGCGCGGCACACGCAGGACATCGACTTCCCCGGCGAATTGCTCGCATGCGATCTCGCCGACATCGAACAGACGGCGGCAATCCTTGCATGCATCGGCGAGCAATACGACGTCGACGGCATCGTCAACAACGCGGGCATCGCGTTGCCGCAGCCGCTCGGGAAGATCGATTTCCGGTCGCTGCAGGCCGTGTTCGATCTCAACGTGCGGGCCGCGATCCAGGTCACGCAGCATTTTGCGGACGCGATGAAGGCGCGCGGTCACGGGCGCATCGTCAACATCTGCAGCCGCGCGATTTTCGGCAGCCTCGATCGCACCGCGTACTCGGCCGCGAAGAGCGCGCTCGTCGGCTGTACGCGCACGTGGGCGCTCGAACTCGCCGAGCATGGCGTGACCGTCAACGCGGTTGCGCCGGGCCCGATCGAGACGGAACTGTTTCGCCAGACGCGGCCGGTCGGCAGCGAAGCCGAACGCAAGGTGCTCGCGACGATTCCCGCGCGCCGGCTCGGCACGCCCGACGACGTGGCGGCCGCGATCGCGTTCTTCCTGTCCGACGAAGCCGGTTTTGTCACGGGGCAGGTGCTGGCCGTGGACGGCGGCGGCAGCCTCGGCGGGCGGAGCTGA
- a CDS encoding arylsulfatase codes for MKKSASPLHAFRFRVVCAAIAGALSLASCGGVDSDTPPPQADTTPPQAAKRPNILYIMVDDLGYSDIHAFGGEINTPNLDALVASGRILSNHHTGTVCAITRAMLVSGTDHHLVGEGTMGVPTDERRGLPGYEGYLNDRALSFAQLLKDAGYHTYIAGKWHIGSGIVGSATGSGQTPDQWGFERSYVLLGGAATNHFAHEPAGSSNYTEDGRYVQPGQPGQPGGAGGSPAVFYSTDFYTQKLISYIDSNQRDGKPFFAYAAYTSPHWPLQVPDPWLHKYAGVYDAGYDAIRNARIARQKALGLIPADFKPFDGLPETTAASPATANNGTASAKYISAVHSAADGYNDYGPGKVDKLWSSLSPAERKAQARYMEIYAGMVENLDYNVGLLIQHLKDIGEYDNTFIMFQSDNGAEGWPIDSGADPTATDTANGQEPTYSALGTDNGKQNAQRLQYGLRWAEVSASPFRLTKGYSAEGGVSTPTIVRLPGQSQQLPTLRAFTHVTDNTATFLAVAGVTPPLQPAPPLVNTLTGVDQNKGKVIYNNRYVYPVTGQSLLPVLTGTATGEVHTAPFGDEAYGRAYLRSGDGRWKALWTEPPLGPLDGHWQLYDLASDRGETTDVSAQNPSVIGTLVDQWKAYMSNVGGVEPLRPRGYY; via the coding sequence ATGAAAAAGTCCGCGTCGCCGTTGCATGCTTTCCGTTTCCGTGTCGTCTGCGCCGCGATCGCCGGCGCGCTGTCGCTCGCATCGTGCGGCGGCGTCGACAGCGATACGCCGCCTCCGCAGGCCGACACGACACCGCCGCAGGCCGCAAAACGCCCGAACATCCTGTACATCATGGTCGACGATCTCGGCTATTCCGACATCCATGCATTCGGCGGCGAGATCAACACGCCGAACCTCGACGCGCTCGTCGCGTCGGGCCGCATCCTGTCGAATCATCACACGGGCACCGTCTGCGCGATCACGCGCGCGATGCTGGTGTCCGGCACCGATCACCATCTCGTCGGCGAAGGCACGATGGGCGTGCCGACCGACGAGCGGCGCGGGCTGCCCGGCTACGAGGGCTACCTGAACGATCGCGCGCTGTCGTTCGCGCAACTGCTGAAGGACGCCGGCTATCACACGTATATCGCGGGCAAGTGGCACATCGGCTCGGGGATCGTCGGCAGTGCGACGGGCAGCGGACAGACGCCCGACCAGTGGGGTTTCGAGCGCAGCTACGTGCTGCTCGGCGGCGCGGCGACCAACCACTTCGCGCACGAGCCGGCCGGCTCGTCGAACTACACGGAAGACGGCCGTTACGTGCAGCCTGGCCAGCCCGGGCAGCCGGGCGGCGCGGGCGGCAGCCCGGCCGTGTTCTATTCGACGGATTTCTATACGCAGAAGCTGATCTCGTACATCGATTCGAACCAGCGCGACGGCAAGCCGTTCTTCGCGTATGCGGCATACACGTCGCCGCACTGGCCGCTGCAGGTGCCCGATCCGTGGCTGCACAAGTACGCGGGCGTGTATGACGCCGGCTACGACGCGATCCGCAATGCGCGGATCGCGCGGCAGAAAGCGCTCGGCCTGATTCCCGCCGACTTCAAGCCGTTCGACGGCCTGCCTGAAACGACGGCGGCGTCGCCCGCGACCGCGAACAACGGCACCGCGAGCGCGAAATACATCAGTGCGGTGCATTCGGCCGCGGACGGCTACAACGACTACGGCCCCGGCAAGGTCGACAAGCTGTGGTCGAGCCTGTCGCCGGCCGAGCGCAAGGCGCAGGCGCGCTACATGGAGATCTACGCAGGGATGGTCGAGAACCTCGACTACAACGTCGGCCTGCTGATCCAGCACCTGAAGGACATCGGCGAATACGACAACACGTTCATCATGTTCCAGTCGGACAACGGCGCGGAAGGCTGGCCGATCGATTCCGGCGCGGACCCGACGGCGACCGATACCGCGAACGGGCAGGAGCCGACCTATTCGGCGCTCGGCACCGACAACGGCAAGCAGAACGCGCAGCGCCTGCAGTACGGGCTGCGCTGGGCCGAAGTGAGTGCGTCGCCGTTCCGGCTCACGAAGGGTTATTCGGCCGAAGGCGGTGTGTCGACGCCGACGATCGTGCGCCTGCCGGGCCAGTCGCAGCAGTTGCCGACGCTGCGCGCGTTCACGCACGTGACCGATAACACGGCGACGTTCCTCGCGGTCGCGGGCGTCACGCCGCCGTTGCAGCCGGCGCCGCCGCTCGTCAACACGCTGACGGGCGTCGACCAGAACAAGGGCAAGGTGATCTACAACAACCGCTACGTATATCCGGTCACGGGCCAGTCGCTGTTGCCGGTGCTCACCGGGACGGCGACGGGCGAGGTGCACACGGCGCCGTTCGGCGATGAAGCCTACGGTCGCGCGTACCTGCGCAGTGGCGATGGCCGCTGGAAGGCGTTGTGGACGGAGCCGCCGCTCGGGCCGCTCGACGGGCACTGGCAGTTGTACGACCTCGCGTCGGATCGCGGCGAGACGACCGACGTGTCGGCGCAGAACCCGTCGGTGATCGGCACGCTCGTCGACCAGTGGAAGGCCTACATGAGCAACGTTGGCGGCGTCGAGCCGCTGCGTCCGCGCGGTTATTACTGA
- a CDS encoding MFS transporter — MESKTLAAPAAEPASPERSGLFSWYADAQPRERRAFWSCKVGYMLDGMDTQMLSFVIPTLVATWGISLADAGFIGTITLLASALGGWIAGILSDRIGRVRTLQLTVLWFAVFTALCGLAQNYHQLLAARALMGFGFGGEWTAGAVLIGEVIRARDRGKAVGLVQSGWAIGWGLCALLYALLFSVLPAEQAWRALFLVGLAPALLVVAIRRYVKEPDVYEKEKAAQAKVADAPRLTEIFAPKLITTTLRAALLTTGAQGGYYAITTWLPTFLKTERHLTVMGTGGYLAMIIFGSWVGYLTSAYLTDRLGRKPNFILFAIGSMVIAFAYTSLNLTNASMLWLGFPLGFFASGIFSGMGAFLTELFPTRVRGSGQGFCYNVGRAIGALFPFLIGALSKQYGLGTSIGIFAVAAYGVVIVAALTLPETRGRELDAA; from the coding sequence ATGGAAAGCAAGACCCTCGCGGCACCCGCCGCCGAGCCCGCGAGCCCCGAGCGTAGCGGCCTGTTCTCGTGGTACGCGGACGCGCAGCCGCGCGAGCGCCGCGCGTTCTGGAGTTGCAAGGTCGGCTACATGCTCGACGGGATGGACACGCAGATGCTGTCGTTCGTGATCCCGACGCTCGTCGCGACCTGGGGCATCTCGCTCGCGGACGCCGGTTTCATCGGCACGATCACGCTGCTCGCGTCGGCGCTCGGCGGCTGGATCGCGGGCATCCTGTCCGACCGGATCGGCCGCGTGCGCACGCTGCAGCTCACGGTGCTGTGGTTCGCGGTGTTCACCGCGCTGTGCGGGCTTGCGCAGAACTATCACCAGTTGCTCGCGGCGCGTGCGCTGATGGGCTTCGGCTTCGGCGGCGAATGGACGGCCGGCGCGGTGCTGATCGGTGAAGTGATCCGCGCGCGCGACCGCGGCAAGGCGGTCGGCCTCGTGCAGTCGGGCTGGGCGATCGGCTGGGGGCTGTGCGCGCTGCTGTATGCGCTGCTGTTCTCGGTGCTGCCGGCCGAGCAGGCATGGCGCGCGCTGTTCCTCGTCGGGCTGGCGCCCGCGCTGCTGGTCGTCGCGATCCGCCGTTACGTGAAGGAGCCGGACGTCTACGAGAAGGAGAAGGCCGCGCAGGCGAAGGTGGCCGACGCACCGCGCCTCACCGAGATCTTCGCGCCGAAGCTGATCACGACGACGCTGCGCGCGGCGCTGCTGACGACCGGTGCGCAGGGCGGCTACTACGCGATCACGACGTGGCTGCCGACGTTCCTGAAGACCGAGCGGCACCTGACCGTGATGGGCACCGGCGGGTATCTCGCGATGATCATCTTCGGCTCGTGGGTCGGCTACCTGACGAGCGCGTACCTGACCGACCGCCTCGGCCGCAAGCCGAACTTCATCCTGTTCGCGATCGGCTCGATGGTGATTGCGTTCGCATACACGTCGCTGAACCTGACCAACGCGTCGATGCTGTGGCTCGGCTTTCCGCTCGGTTTCTTCGCATCGGGCATCTTCTCGGGGATGGGCGCGTTCCTCACCGAACTGTTCCCGACCCGCGTGCGCGGCTCGGGCCAAGGCTTCTGCTACAACGTGGGCCGCGCGATCGGCGCACTGTTCCCGTTCCTGATCGGCGCGCTGTCGAAGCAATATGGCCTCGGCACGAGCATCGGGATCTTCGCGGTCGCGGCATACGGCGTGGTGATCGTCGCCGCGCTGACGCTGCCCGAGACGCGCGGCCGCGAGCTCGACGCCGCGTAA
- a CDS encoding formylglycine-generating enzyme family protein, whose translation MRFRFWTIGAALAATLFAAAFAAGYANPAAPAGGAFDDANRGRALAPLGSERQCERYSGLPAKWRDDPKAGMVHLRGGAFVFGSTRGYADERPVGDGRTRVGGFWVDQTDVTIAQFAAFVQATGYVTEAEQQGGAAVFHVPTRDEMNARDLAWWSWVKGASWRHPRGPGSGVDGLGNLPVTLVTQRDALAYARWLGRDLPTEAEWEYAGKAGRDDASLDAAPLDAQGKPAANYWQGAFPVLDTAEDGHADLAPVGCYAANGFRLYDMIGNAWEWTKDTYTGPHQSHTNGDTAAVAPPTRRHDTPMVIKGGSFLCSRDYCVRYRASSREQQEADLGASHIGFRTILRDAS comes from the coding sequence ATGCGGTTCCGGTTCTGGACGATCGGCGCGGCGCTCGCCGCCACGCTGTTCGCCGCCGCGTTCGCGGCCGGTTATGCGAATCCGGCGGCACCGGCTGGCGGTGCTTTCGACGACGCGAATCGCGGCCGCGCGCTCGCGCCGCTCGGTTCGGAACGGCAGTGCGAGCGCTACTCGGGGCTGCCTGCAAAGTGGCGCGACGACCCGAAGGCCGGGATGGTGCACTTGCGCGGCGGCGCGTTCGTGTTCGGCAGCACGCGTGGTTATGCGGACGAGCGTCCGGTCGGCGACGGCCGCACGCGTGTCGGCGGCTTCTGGGTCGACCAGACCGACGTGACGATCGCGCAGTTCGCCGCGTTCGTGCAGGCGACCGGCTATGTGACCGAAGCCGAGCAGCAGGGCGGCGCGGCGGTGTTCCATGTACCGACGCGCGACGAGATGAATGCGCGCGACCTCGCGTGGTGGTCGTGGGTGAAGGGTGCGTCGTGGCGCCATCCGCGCGGCCCCGGCAGCGGCGTCGACGGGCTCGGCAACCTGCCCGTCACGCTCGTCACGCAGCGCGATGCGCTGGCCTATGCGCGCTGGCTTGGCCGCGATCTGCCGACCGAGGCCGAATGGGAATACGCGGGCAAGGCCGGCCGCGACGACGCGTCGCTCGACGCCGCGCCGCTCGACGCGCAGGGCAAGCCGGCCGCGAACTACTGGCAAGGTGCGTTCCCGGTGCTCGATACGGCCGAAGACGGTCACGCGGACCTCGCGCCGGTCGGTTGCTATGCGGCGAACGGCTTCCGCCTCTACGACATGATCGGCAACGCATGGGAATGGACGAAGGACACATACACGGGCCCGCACCAGTCGCACACGAACGGCGACACGGCGGCCGTTGCGCCGCCGACGCGCCGGCACGATACGCCGATGGTCATCAAGGGCGGCTCGTTCCTGTGCTCGCGCGACTACTGCGTGCGTTATCGCGCGTCGTCGCGCGAACAGCAGGAGGCCGATCTCGGCGCATCGCACATCGGCTTTCGTACGATCTTGAGGGATGCTTCATGA
- a CDS encoding putative hydro-lyase, translating to MTPSEFRQSVRHGAFRGPTAGHCGPFAQANLAILPDAYAHDFLRFCQANPKACPLLGVGEPGAFRIDALGEDLDIRTDVPSYNVYRDGRLTERVESLEALWRDDFVVFAIGCSFSFEDMLAREGIGLRHVEEGRNVPMYRTSIANRRAGIFGGQLVVSMRPMRGADAIRAVQITSRFPGVHGAPIHIGHPQELGIADLNAPEFGDAVTIRDGELPVFWACGVTPQTALMDAKLPVAIAHTPGHMLMTDITNASLAVF from the coding sequence ATGACGCCTTCCGAATTCCGCCAGTCCGTGCGCCACGGCGCGTTCCGCGGCCCGACCGCAGGCCACTGCGGCCCGTTCGCGCAAGCGAATCTCGCGATCCTGCCCGATGCGTACGCGCACGATTTCCTGCGCTTTTGTCAGGCGAATCCGAAAGCGTGCCCGCTGCTCGGCGTCGGTGAACCGGGCGCGTTCCGGATCGACGCGCTCGGCGAGGATCTCGACATCCGCACCGACGTGCCGAGCTACAACGTGTACCGCGACGGCCGCCTGACCGAACGCGTCGAGTCGCTGGAAGCGCTGTGGCGCGACGACTTCGTCGTATTCGCGATCGGCTGCTCGTTCTCGTTCGAGGACATGCTCGCCCGTGAAGGGATCGGGCTGCGCCACGTCGAGGAGGGCCGCAACGTGCCGATGTACCGCACGTCGATCGCGAACCGTCGCGCGGGGATCTTCGGCGGCCAGCTCGTCGTGTCGATGCGGCCGATGCGCGGCGCCGACGCGATCCGCGCGGTCCAGATCACGAGCCGGTTCCCGGGCGTGCATGGCGCACCGATCCATATCGGCCACCCGCAGGAACTGGGCATCGCGGATCTGAACGCACCCGAATTCGGCGATGCGGTGACGATCCGCGACGGCGAGCTGCCGGTGTTCTGGGCGTGCGGCGTGACGCCGCAAACCGCGCTGATGGACGCGAAGCTGCCGGTCGCGATCGCGCATACGCCCGGCCACATGCTGATGACCGACATCACGAACGCGTCGCTGGCCGTGTTCTGA
- a CDS encoding MetQ/NlpA family lipoprotein yields the protein MRKGIVRFVSVWLLAACGVVHQGSAVAAESAAPAVRVGVTRGVHAQILDEVKRVAAARGLGVDVVEFDDASRIDAALADGRIDAASFEDAQQLAATRAQKRYALAEVAPTVTLPMALYSRKLKNLNELQPGATVAIPADPRGMARALVLLQNDTLVTLREQAGLHATLRDVTGNRLGLKLVALRRNRLYAALDTAAFVAIDSDDAARVGLQPARDSIGIEDARSPYANVLTVRNADRAKPWVAQLVAAYHSDDVARFIFTRYQDSVRRPW from the coding sequence ATGAGGAAGGGCATCGTGCGATTCGTTTCCGTGTGGCTGCTGGCCGCGTGCGGTGTCGTGCATCAGGGATCGGCCGTTGCGGCCGAATCCGCGGCCCCGGCCGTGCGCGTCGGCGTGACGCGCGGCGTGCATGCGCAGATCCTGGACGAAGTGAAACGGGTTGCGGCTGCGCGAGGGCTAGGCGTCGACGTCGTCGAATTCGATGATGCGTCGCGCATCGACGCGGCGCTCGCCGACGGCCGGATCGACGCGGCCAGCTTCGAGGATGCGCAGCAGCTTGCCGCGACGCGCGCGCAGAAACGTTATGCGCTGGCCGAAGTCGCGCCGACCGTCACGCTGCCGATGGCGCTCTATTCGCGCAAGCTGAAAAACCTGAACGAACTGCAACCCGGCGCGACGGTCGCGATTCCCGCCGATCCGCGCGGGATGGCGCGCGCGCTCGTGCTGTTGCAGAACGACACGCTGGTGACGCTGCGCGAGCAGGCGGGCCTGCATGCGACGCTGCGCGATGTGACCGGCAACCGGCTCGGGCTGAAGCTCGTCGCGCTGCGTCGCAATCGTCTTTACGCCGCGCTCGACACGGCCGCGTTCGTCGCGATCGACAGCGACGATGCCGCCCGCGTCGGGCTGCAGCCCGCGCGCGACAGCATCGGCATCGAGGATGCGCGTTCGCCGTATGCGAACGTGCTGACGGTGCGCAACGCCGATCGCGCGAAACCGTGGGTCGCGCAACTCGTCGCCGCGTATCACTCGGACGACGTCGCGCGCTTCATCTTCACGCGTTACCAGGACTCGGTGCGGCGGCCGTGGTAG
- a CDS encoding antibiotic biosynthesis monooxygenase family protein → MYASTFIFRAGQYDDEFHRLDRQIADMARATPGYLGEETWENAEAGLIQNVYYWESEAALQQLMQHPAHLEAKAKQARWLDGYRVVISKVLREYGDGKLTQPHAGQSA, encoded by the coding sequence ATGTACGCGTCGACCTTCATTTTTCGTGCCGGACAATACGACGACGAATTTCACCGGCTCGACCGGCAGATCGCCGACATGGCGCGCGCGACGCCCGGCTATCTCGGCGAGGAGACGTGGGAGAACGCCGAAGCGGGGCTGATCCAGAACGTCTACTACTGGGAATCGGAGGCGGCATTGCAGCAATTGATGCAGCATCCGGCCCATCTCGAAGCCAAGGCGAAACAGGCGCGCTGGCTGGACGGTTATCGCGTCGTGATCTCGAAGGTGCTCCGCGAGTACGGCGACGGCAAGCTGACGCAGCCGCACGCGGGGCAATCCGCGTGA
- a CDS encoding LysR family transcriptional regulator has product MNTRFLETFVTLAKLRNFRTTAAALHATPAAISQRLKALEDELQTVLVDRDSREFRLTPNGEYLLGYAKAVVEATQELQAAASGESALRGKLRLGVIETVVHSWLPHYMRRLAADYPQLEIDLTVDVSVVLQRRLMAGELDLIIRVEGSDEASVVCDALANYPVRWIARAGLLPNARTGLARQVLRQPILTYGRGTAPHRALEDIVRTLAHAHGVPLSDTRITGSPSISVIVQLVRDGFGVAAIPVLFVDALIESGEVVELPLQPSPPSIVVSMSRRADAPRFVHGAAIAARAACHEYCEKSTRRLVEAL; this is encoded by the coding sequence ATGAACACGCGTTTTCTCGAAACCTTCGTCACGCTCGCGAAGCTGCGCAACTTCCGCACGACGGCCGCCGCGCTGCACGCGACGCCGGCGGCGATCTCGCAGCGCCTGAAGGCGCTCGAGGACGAATTGCAGACGGTACTCGTCGACCGCGACAGCCGCGAATTCCGGCTCACGCCGAACGGCGAGTACCTGCTCGGTTATGCGAAAGCCGTCGTCGAGGCGACGCAGGAGCTGCAGGCCGCCGCGTCCGGCGAAAGCGCACTGCGCGGCAAACTGCGGCTCGGCGTGATCGAGACCGTCGTGCATAGCTGGCTGCCGCACTATATGCGCCGCCTCGCCGCCGACTATCCGCAGCTCGAGATCGACCTGACCGTCGATGTGAGCGTCGTGCTGCAGCGCCGGCTGATGGCCGGCGAACTCGACCTGATCATCCGCGTCGAGGGCAGCGACGAGGCGTCGGTCGTCTGCGACGCGCTCGCGAACTATCCGGTGCGCTGGATCGCGCGCGCGGGGCTGCTGCCGAACGCGCGCACGGGCCTCGCGCGGCAGGTACTGCGCCAGCCGATCCTCACCTACGGGCGCGGCACCGCGCCCCACCGTGCGCTGGAGGACATCGTCCGCACGCTTGCGCACGCGCACGGCGTGCCGTTGTCGGACACGCGCATTACCGGATCGCCGTCGATCTCGGTGATCGTACAGCTCGTGCGCGACGGCTTCGGCGTCGCCGCGATTCCGGTGCTGTTCGTCGATGCGCTGATCGAGAGCGGCGAGGTTGTCGAGCTGCCGCTGCAGCCGTCGCCGCCGTCGATCGTCGTGTCGATGTCGCGGCGCGCGGATGCGCCGCGGTTCGTGCACGGCGCGGCGATCGCCGCGCGGGCCGCGTGTCATGAGTATTGCGAGAAGAGTACGCGGCGGCTGGTTGAGGCGCTTTGA
- a CDS encoding YkgJ family cysteine cluster protein → MVDTYLLACNACGRCCNSAPTLSLRELFRHRHRFVGALTIRRVPKPRIGERWRAGGREHALDADDVADSDALAERLFHRIGGANGEWVALTLQGYDYPSLGRCTALADDGRCSVHAEKPAICGAVPLDPMLPDRLQSRVLAARRDEAGWLGANCIVEAGDERPAVEPAFPIPLVTAGQVADRAALDTYRDALAFERAVWRDAVFASLIGGGQDVRHALTRLAPGGYLTVSIVPVLLAVAQVSAHCRALCIDFIDAQLALIGANVEAALARRRVDDRPATRELRGFAQALERARHALAAMPARAAGTHEDASHIDAWLDASPHAA, encoded by the coding sequence GTGGTAGACACGTACCTGCTCGCGTGCAACGCATGCGGACGCTGCTGCAACAGCGCGCCGACGCTGTCGTTGCGCGAATTGTTCAGGCATCGGCACCGCTTCGTCGGCGCACTGACGATCCGTCGCGTGCCGAAGCCGCGAATCGGCGAACGCTGGCGTGCGGGCGGGCGCGAGCATGCGCTCGACGCGGACGATGTTGCGGATTCCGATGCGCTGGCGGAACGGTTGTTCCATCGTATCGGCGGCGCGAATGGCGAATGGGTCGCACTGACGCTGCAGGGTTACGACTATCCGTCGCTCGGCCGTTGCACGGCGCTCGCCGACGACGGCCGCTGCAGCGTGCATGCGGAGAAGCCGGCGATCTGCGGCGCGGTGCCGCTCGATCCGATGCTGCCGGACCGGTTGCAGTCGCGCGTGCTCGCCGCACGGCGCGACGAGGCGGGATGGCTTGGCGCGAATTGCATTGTCGAGGCGGGTGACGAACGGCCTGCCGTCGAACCCGCGTTTCCGATTCCACTGGTGACGGCCGGGCAAGTCGCGGATCGCGCAGCGCTCGACACGTATCGTGATGCGCTCGCGTTCGAGCGCGCGGTGTGGCGCGATGCCGTGTTCGCGTCGCTGATCGGTGGCGGGCAGGACGTGCGTCACGCATTGACGCGGCTCGCGCCGGGCGGCTACCTGACCGTGTCGATCGTGCCCGTCCTGCTGGCTGTCGCGCAGGTTTCCGCGCATTGCCGCGCGCTGTGCATCGACTTCATCGACGCCCAGCTCGCGTTGATCGGCGCGAACGTCGAAGCGGCGCTCGCGCGCCGGCGTGTCGACGACCGGCCCGCGACGCGCGAGTTGCGCGGCTTCGCGCAGGCGCTCGAACGTGCGCGGCACGCGCTTGCGGCGATGCCGGCGCGCGCGGCCGGAACGCATGAAGACGCGTCGCACATCGACGCATGGCTCGACGCCAGTCCGCACGCCGCATAA